A window of Meiothermus sp. Pnk-1 contains these coding sequences:
- a CDS encoding septum formation initiator: MERPVYRFLHLLFALGSLHLLWLVGLEFKRTQELRGEINRARAQVAQLEGRLARLTDEISAAQTPEYRDALVRRMGYVRKDELLIPSAR; the protein is encoded by the coding sequence GTGGAGCGCCCCGTATACCGTTTTTTGCACTTGCTCTTTGCGCTGGGATCGTTGCACTTGCTATGGCTGGTGGGCCTCGAGTTCAAACGAACCCAGGAGCTGCGCGGTGAGATCAACCGCGCTCGAGCCCAGGTGGCCCAGCTCGAGGGCCGCCTGGCTCGGTTAACAGACGAAATAAGCGCAGCCCAAACCCCTGAGTACCGTGACGCACTGGTTCGGCGTATGGGGTACGTGCGGAAGGATGAGCTGCTAATACCCTCCGCCCGGTAA